The DNA region TATTTTTTTTGCAGTGTATTTTGATTAATTGGCATATAGTTTTGAAACTTAAAATTAAATTTTAATAAAATTTCTTCAATTAAAATTCCAAACATTTGTTCAGTTATCTGAAGCGGATTTGGAATAATATTTTTGTTAAGTAATGGCAAATTATATTTATTAGTAAAAACAATTTGATAAATATTGTTATTAAAATCTGTTGTGGGTTTATTTTTTTGATAAGTATTATCACGAAAAGAAAATAAAAAATAAATTAACGTAACTAATACTCCGAATAAAATTGTAAACATAAAATACCCCTGCTTTTTAATTGTTCTTCCCTACTTTCAAATTACTATATAATCATCTTATTTTTTTTATTTTACTTTTGTTAATTAAAATTTAATGTTAAAAAATAATTATTAGTTTTTCCCAGCAATTAAAATATTATATTTATTTAATACATAACTATCTAAATCAGTTATTTCAAATGTTCTATCAGCCATTTCTGGTTGAGCAACATACATTCCCTTCTCATTAAGTTTCGCTACAGGAACATAATCACGTTGATAATTAATCATTGCGCCAGATTCTGGATCATGACCATTACGATAATAATTATAATTATTTTCATAATCCATTAGTTGTTGATATGGTGAAGTATAATTAGCTTCTTCTGTTAATGCTGATGAATTTTGAATAATAAAATTCATAAATTTATAAGCTAACTCCTGATTTCTAGCATTTTTTGATAAAACCATATTATCACTTCAAATATTAGTTCCTTCAACTGTTTCTGGTGTTCACGCTGTTGTTGCTCGTGGGCAGGTAATAATTAATTTTGTTCCTTTTGCTTCTTCATGACTCTTTGCAAATAATGTATCCGCATAAATTGCATCCCCATTATACATAAAAGCAAAATCAAAATGTCCATCACCAACTGCATTGATTAACTCATCATTCATTAAGGCAACATTATTATGTTTTAGCAATGTTGATAATTCGTTGTAACCATGATCAACTTCCATTTGCGTTGTTGGTACTGGTTTGAAATAATTTTTTTCAGTAGTTAACATAAATAAATTTCGTGGATCATTATTAATTAAAACTCGTTTATTTGCTGCGGCTGCTTGTCATAAAATATCTCAAGAAATGCCATTTGAGATAATCTTATTATTTTCAACATCATTAAGTTTAATTTTATCGCGATTTATACTAGGTTCTCACTCTGCACGTTGATAACCAAATTTTCCTTGAACTGTTGTTGGTAAATTTTGATTTGCTTTAGCAAATATCTCATCTAAAAATTTTAAGTTACTTTCTGTTGGATTAATCACAAGTGATACTTCTCCTCAAAAATAAGGTAAACTATAATTAACAATTGTTTTTTGAGTAGCATCTTTCAGTTTATTTTTATTTAAAACATTTAATAATCCAGCAGCTAATGATGCCGCATAATTTTTATCAAAACATTTTGCTGTTGTTGGATCCAAAGTAGAAGAAAAAATATAATTTTGATAAAATTCTGGATTTGTTTTTTGTACTGTTGCTACATCAACATTTAAATCATTAAAATATTCATTCCCAACTGTTCGTTCTTTGACATCTTGTCCATGATAATTTGGATTAGGTTTAATAATGTTGAAATTTTTATCAACATCATTTAATTTTTGATAATCAATTTCTTCTAAACGTCCTTCTTGCGCTAACTTATTAACCATATAGTCACTTGGAACCATCACGTCATAATGTGTTGTATATAATTTGTTATACAATGTTTCATTACTATCATAAACACTATATTTAACTTTTACATTATATTTTTTTTCAAACTTACTAATTAAATCTGAAGTAATATATTCACCTCAATTTGCTACTGCTAAATCATAAATATTATTTTTAATATAAACTGCTGTTAGCAAAGCAATTGAACCAACTGAAATTGTTACTAATGATAATGACTTTCAACTTTTTGCAAATCAACGGGATTTTTTTCGTGATATTTTATTAATATTTTCTTTGGTTTCTTGCCGTTCAATAAAAGTTTGTTTTTTATTCTTAATTCATAAAACACTTTTATCATATTTTTTTTCTAGTTTAACAATTTTTCAACGTAATTGTTCTTTTTGTTTTTCATTATTAATTTTTTTATTATTTAATTGATGATAAAGAAAGGCTAATTTCTTTTCATAGCGTATAATATCTTTATCTTTATAAGTTCCTTTTAACATTTCTCGGCGAAATTTATTATAATTAATTTTATAAACATTTCATCCATTTCATCCAATAATAATAACTCCAATAATTGCAATACAAATCGTACCAAAAGCATTAATAAAAGGTTTAATTCTTTTCATTGTATAAATAAAAGTTGCAACATTGACATCGTCACTACCAATAAAATAAGATATAATAAAGTCATCAAAACTCATTGCAAATGCAATTGCTGCAGCTGCAATAATTGCTGGTTTTAAAATTGGTAAAATAATTTTTCGCAAAGTTTGTGAAGGCTTTGCACCTAAATCTAATGAAGCTTCAATTAATTTTGGATCAATTTTCCGTAAACGTGGTAATACTGTAATAATTACATATGGAACATCAAATGAAATATGTGCAAAAACTAATGTTAACATTCCAAAATTTGCTCCTAAAGCAATAAATAACATCATCAACGAAACAGCTGTAATAATATCAGCATTAATTAATGGAATATTAGTAATTGATAATGTCATTCTTTGTGTAACTCGCCGTGCTCAACTTAATCCAATCGCAGCTAAAGTGCCAATAATAACGGAGACAACAGTTGCAATTACTGCTGTAAAAACTGACACAATAATACTTTGTAAAAAAGGTTGCTCATTAGCAAGTTTTTTATACCATCGATCAGAAAAACCATTAAAAATACTCATACTTTCACCACTATTAAATGAAAATAAAATTAAAATCATAATTGGAATATAAATGAATAACATAATTAATGCCATATAAGATGATTTAAAAAACTTTTTCATTGCGACGCCCCTTTCTTGTTTCAAAATATTTTGATAATGAATTTGATATCACAATAATTAAAAAAACAATAAGGGCTAAGACAACTGAGATTGCTGCTCCAATTCCAAAGTTTTCTCCTTTAAAAAAATATGCTTCAATTACATCAACAATTAAATTAATACGACCATTCCCCATAAATTTAACAATAATTAACGAAGTTGCTGCTTGCACTAATAATAATGTTCCACCTGCAATAATACCTGGGATTGATTGACGAAAAATAACTTTTCAAAATGTTTTAAAACCATTTGCTCCCAAATCTTTTGAAGCTTCAATTAATGAAGTATCAATTTTATCTAAACTATTATAAATTGGTAAAATTACAAATGGTAAAAATGCATACACCATTCCAATAACAACCGAAATTGGTGTACCAAGTAAACTTGGAGCAATAATATTAAACATTGTTTGTAATCCAATAATTTTTAGTAACATATTAATTCAAATTGGTAATGTTACTAAAATTCAAATATTTTTTGACAATAATTTTGATTTACAAAATGCCATCACATAAGCAACTGGATAAGCAATCACAATTACAATTAGGGCGGCAATTAATGAATATCCTAAAGCTAAAAATAGTGCAATAATAAATTTTTGCTCTGAAAAAAAAGTTACAAAATTTTTAAAATTAATTTCAAAAACTAAACTATTTCCCGTTGGTTGAATAAACGAATATAATAAAATAATTAATAATGGTACAACAATTAATAAAATCATAATAATAAGGTATGGCCATAAAATTGGATTTAAGCCTCTTTTAAACCATTTGTTTTGTTTTGCATAATAAGAAATATTTAAATATTTTGTTCGACATCAAGCAGCAAAATGTTGACTAATTGATTTAATTTTACTACCTTGTTTTTTAAATCATCCTTTACCTTTTTTTGGTGGTTTATTTTTGTTTTTCATAATTCTTGCTCCTTAATCATCAATCTCTTTCCACATAACATGAATATCTTCAACATTTCATGAAATATCAACTTGATCACCTTCTTCAACTCTGTCTGTTGAATGAATTAAATATTTTCGTTCTTTACATTTAACAATAATTTCCCAATGAACTCCTTTAAAATTAATTCTTTTAACTGTTCCTGTGAAAAATCCTTTCCCAACTGGAACAATTTCAATATCTTCAGGACGAATAATAATATCAATTTGTTCTTCATTTTCACCAAATCCACGGTCAACACAAACAATTTTTTTGCCATCAATTGCTACTAAATTATCTTTAATAAAAATTGCATTTGAAATAATATTTGAGTCACCAATAAATTGTGCTGTTCATAAATTCTCTGGCTCATTATAAATTTCCGCTGGTGTTCCAACCTGTTGAATTGCTCCATCATTAATTACAATAATACGATCAGACAATGTTAATGCTTCTTCTTGATCATGAGTTACTAAAATAAAAGTAATTCCAATTTCTCCTTGCAAAGTTTTTAATTCTGCTTGCATTTTTTTTCGTAACTTAACATCTAATGCAGCCATTGGTTCATCTAATAACAAAACCTTTGGCTTATTAATTAATGCTCGTGCTAATGCAACGCGCTGGCGTTGACCACCCGATAATTGTTCAACTGATTTATCTTCAAAACCTTCTAATCCTACTAATTGTAAAAATTTCTTTACTTCAATTTCAATAACATCATACTTATTGCGTTTAACTTTTAAACCATAAGCAATATTATCAAAAACACTTAAATGCGGAAATAAAGCATAATTTTGAAAAACAGTATTAACTTCTCGTTTATGAACTGGAGTTTTTAAATAGTCTTTTCCTAAAAATAATAATTCCCCACTATTAGGTTGTTCAAATCCAGCAATAATTCTTAATGTTGTTGTTTTTCCACATCCTGATGGTCCTAGTAATGTGACAAATTCTCCTTCTTTAATATTTAAG from Spiroplasma kunkelii CR2-3x includes:
- the potB gene encoding spermidine/putrescine ABC transporter permease; protein product: MKNKNKPPKKGKGWFKKQGSKIKSISQHFAAWCRTKYLNISYYAKQNKWFKRGLNPILWPYLIIMILLIVVPLLIILLYSFIQPTGNSLVFEINFKNFVTFFSEQKFIIALFLALGYSLIAALIVIVIAYPVAYVMAFCKSKLLSKNIWILVTLPIWINMLLKIIGLQTMFNIIAPSLLGTPISVVIGMVYAFLPFVILPIYNSLDKIDTSLIEASKDLGANGFKTFWKVIFRQSIPGIIAGGTLLLVQAATSLIIVKFMGNGRINLIVDVIEAYFFKGENFGIGAAISVVLALIVFLIIVISNSLSKYFETRKGRRNEKVF
- a CDS encoding extracellular solute-binding protein → MKKFFKSSYMALIMLFIYIPIMILILFSFNSGESMSIFNGFSDRWYKKLANEQPFLQSIIVSVFTAVIATVVSVIIGTLAAIGLSWARRVTQRMTLSITNIPLINADIITAVSLMMLFIALGANFGMLTLVFAHISFDVPYVIITVLPRLRKIDPKLIEASLDLGAKPSQTLRKIILPILKPAIIAAAAIAFAMSFDDFIISYFIGSDDVNVATFIYTMKRIKPFINAFGTICIAIIGVIIIGWNGWNVYKINYNKFRREMLKGTYKDKDIIRYEKKLAFLYHQLNNKKINNEKQKEQLRWKIVKLEKKYDKSVLWIKNKKQTFIERQETKENINKISRKKSRWFAKSWKSLSLVTISVGSIALLTAVYIKNNIYDLAVANWGEYITSDLISKFEKKYNVKVKYSVYDSNETLYNKLYTTHYDVMVPSDYMVNKLAQEGRLEEIDYQKLNDVDKNFNIIKPNPNYHGQDVKERTVGNEYFNDLNVDVATVQKTNPEFYQNYIFSSTLDPTTAKCFDKNYAASLAAGLLNVLNKNKLKDATQKTIVNYSLPYFWGEVSLVINPTESNLKFLDEIFAKANQNLPTTVQGKFGYQRAEWEPSINRDKIKLNDVENNKIISNGISWDILWQAAAANKRVLINNDPRNLFMLTTEKNYFKPVPTTQMEVDHGYNELSTLLKHNNVALMNDELINAVGDGHFDFAFMYNGDAIYADTLFAKSHEEAKGTKLIITCPRATTAWTPETVEGTNIWSDNMVLSKNARNQELAYKFMNFIIQNSSALTEEANYTSPYQQLMDYENNYNYYRNGHDPESGAMINYQRDYVPVAKLNEKGMYVAQPEMADRTFEITDLDSYVLNKYNILIAGKN
- the potA gene encoding spermidine/putrescine ABC transporter ATP-binding protein translates to METNILELRNISKQYEGKVVLKGINLNIKEGEFVTLLGPSGCGKTTTLRIIAGFEQPNSGELLFLGKDYLKTPVHKREVNTVFQNYALFPHLSVFDNIAYGLKVKRNKYDVIEIEVKKFLQLVGLEGFEDKSVEQLSGGQRQRVALARALINKPKVLLLDEPMAALDVKLRKKMQAELKTLQGEIGITFILVTHDQEEALTLSDRIIVINDGAIQQVGTPAEIYNEPENLWTAQFIGDSNIISNAIFIKDNLVAIDGKKIVCVDRGFGENEEQIDIIIRPEDIEIVPVGKGFFTGTVKRINFKGVHWEIIVKCKERKYLIHSTDRVEEGDQVDISWNVEDIHVMWKEIDD